The Providencia rettgeri genome includes a window with the following:
- the allS_3 gene encoding HTH-type transcriptional activator AllS — MEKTRTTLDQWITLQAVVDYGGFAQAAEILHRTQSSISYTISKLEQTLEIEIFSLEKRRAVLTKQGEQLLALSREVTNKAISLEEVAKSLNYEENNKINIVIDSLYQSDEILKKIGDLSRSRKDYDIDLKRVLLKKSDIFGVENYDLLITHHYVESLNPIYLEQVEAVFVTNPNHKLQHCHADNVLKLMEKTTLIALGSTEMDGIKSIQTIHVPNVDLAIQLTENSIGHLWLPKNLVQKELNNNSLKELKTANKKSFYNFYMYMNKNSMANKNFKILPN, encoded by the coding sequence ATGGAAAAAACTCGAACAACGTTAGATCAATGGATAACTCTACAGGCAGTGGTTGACTACGGTGGTTTTGCTCAAGCAGCTGAAATTTTGCATAGGACACAATCATCAATTAGCTACACCATTAGTAAATTAGAGCAAACATTGGAAATTGAAATATTTTCTTTAGAAAAACGTCGTGCAGTATTAACTAAACAAGGAGAGCAGCTATTAGCGCTATCGAGAGAGGTAACAAATAAAGCAATTTCATTAGAAGAGGTTGCTAAGTCATTAAATTATGAAGAAAATAATAAAATTAATATTGTTATTGATTCACTATATCAAAGTGATGAAATACTGAAAAAAATTGGGGATTTAAGTCGCTCCAGAAAAGATTATGATATTGATTTAAAACGTGTTTTATTAAAAAAATCAGATATTTTTGGAGTTGAAAATTATGATTTATTAATTACTCACCATTATGTTGAGTCGTTAAACCCTATATATCTCGAGCAAGTTGAGGCGGTGTTTGTAACCAATCCAAATCATAAGCTTCAACATTGTCATGCTGATAATGTATTAAAATTAATGGAAAAAACAACATTGATTGCTTTGGGATCTACAGAGATGGATGGTATAAAAAGCATCCAAACTATTCATGTTCCTAATGTGGATTTGGCAATTCAATTAACAGAGAATTCGATTGGGCATTTATGGTTACCAAAAAATTTAGTCCAGAAGGAATTGAATAATAATTCATTAAAAGAGCTGAAAACAGCAAATAAAAAATCATTCTATAATTTTTACATGTATATGAATAAAAATTCAATGGCTAATAAAAATTTTAAGATATTACCTAATTGA